The DNA sequence GAGGACCCGGAGTTaaaccaaatacggactcagagccaggcaaagcgagatgattggccagaggaaacccagaagaaatgcccacATAAGTGATTCAAACCACCATGGAGGcgcgactctctctctgagccagCCCGTGTGCGCCTATTCACAGGtacttttttcctcctaataaacacttgtttcactactttccatttctttgctgaaATTTATTTCTACAAAGCAGACAAGCCAGGGACTTCTCACTGGCCACTGGCCCTcatggtctagtggctaggattcagcgctcttactgctgtggcctgacttcaatctctggtcagggaactgagaccttgcttcaagccactgcaggccgaggccacccaaGATCACCTCCATAACTGTCTAACCACAGGGTAAGAACTGAAGCCAGTCCCTAGGTAGGAATGGGGGCAGGTGCCAGACGAGAAGAAGCCAATCATGGATCACTTTATATTATAATTCTCACAGAAGTGAAAGAAACAGTCTTGGTCAGGAGCCCAGCCCCTCCAGTCTCACCTGCTACAAGGCAGCACTGGCCTCGTCTCACCCATCAGAGCACAGGGCTTCTTCCTACCCTGGCACCTTCCTGGGGGCAATATCCTCCATCGTCACCATGGCCCTACTTCAGAACAACACCATCCCAGTCATCTGTTTCCTGTCAGCTGTCTGTCCCGTTAACATTAAATTGTTTCTTTCAGTTACCTCTCTTATCTCAAGTCGTTTACCTTAGTTTCCCATCTAAATTAAAATGATCTCTCTCCCTGAGGAATACACGCTTTCACGTATAAACTGCCATTTCTTCACAATTCCTGTTGTCTTGGCTTCCTTTCTCAAGgcctcatgggacttccctgctgtctctccccctccacccctttGCTTTGCATCTAGATAATTAAGTAGGTGAGGGAGAGTGAGGTTGCAGGGACTGAGGAATCTCAGCTCAGTGATGTTCAAACAGGAAGCTCACTTCGTTCTCAGAAACGTACATACTttcttacaatagccaagatatgaaagcaacctaagtgcccatcaacacatgaatggataaagaagatgtgatgtgtgtgtgtgtgtatatatagagagagagagagagagtgtgtgtgtgtgtgtgaaatactactcagacataaaaaaagaatgaaattttgcaatttgcaacaacatagatggacctggagagtatTCTGCTTAGCGAAATAAGTCAGGaacaacaaatattgtatgttttcacttacatgtgaaaccTATATAtatttggtgagaacacttaagttttACTCTCTAAGCAAATTTTATTAATACAATTCAATGTTATACGTTGTATGTTACACACTGGATCCTCAGACTttatttgtacccttttaccaacctctccttaTTTCTCCCACCTCCCAACCACTGGCAATCACTGTTTTACTCTTTGTCTCTATGTTTGACTCTTTTTCTCGTATTCCACATACAGTAGAAGTGATACCAcgcactatttgtctttctctgtccggcTTATTTCACTTCGCACAATGTCCtcatggtccatccatgttgtcgcaaatcaCAGGACTCCCTTTTTCTcatgcctgaataatattccaccgtatccattcatccattaacgGACCCTTGGGTTGTtgccgtatcttggctattgtgaataatgctgcaacgaacatgGGAATGAGGACATATCTTTGAGATCCTTTTGCAttccctttggatatatacccagaagaggaactgctggatcatatgatagttctataaCTAGCATTTATTGATTGGACGTCATGTGCCAAGCATAATCCCAGTCATGTTACATGTGTCAATTCGGGTCATCCTCCCAACCCTCTGAGGTAGCCATTATTTTGTTCGTCATCTCTATTTCATATGAGATGAGCGAAGAGGGTTCAATAACTTGCCAAGTTCTCACAGAgaggaagcagcagagccaggcctTGACCTGAAAGAGcctggctctagagcccacactctgAACACAGAGCGCCCTTCAGAGGAGGACATCTGAGAAGGGACAGAGGCTCTGATTATGTACACAGGACCCTCTAGGCCACTGTGAAAACTTGGCTGATACGGTGAAGGAGATGGGGGGCCCTGAAAGGTTTGAACAGAGCAATGACATGATCTTAGTTATATGTTAACAGGATCGCTATTGCTGCTTTGTAGAAAGTGGGGtatgggagggagggtgggaagcagACAGAGCAGTTGTAAGGCTTCGGCAATGATCCAGGCCAGATACCCACCCCCTACCCCTTCATAGCAAGATGCTGGCCTTGTTCATGTTAATACTCCTCTTGccaagcacagtacctggcataatAATGATGGTTGAATGAAATCTTTGGCAATGGCAGTCATACTAGTCATACAGGGGAGGAACCATGCACTTGTCCATATTAAAAACATAGTCTGTGATCAGTCACCCTCAGGGGTGATAGAAGGCATGCAAATGGAGAGAGGCACCATCTCAAAGCCTAGTTCACAGAGAATATATGCTTTGTCTGCTGCCAGTTTCCTTAAAACCCATAAGCAAATCCTGCTCTCCTCTCCACTCATGTGGGTCCAGATGGGCATGCAAAACTGGGCTTGGGAAATCAAGACCTTGTCTTATTTGCATCCCTCATGCCAGGCCATGGTCCTCTGGGAAGGCTGTTGTTACAGAAACACCTGGGTTTATTCAAAGCTTCTGCATCACCCAAGAGATAGAACCATCACTCTTCTACTCTTATGATGAGCCTTTGTGTGTATCCAAGAGATATTCTAAAGCAACAATATCCCTCTAAGTTTACTGTCAGAACGTTTTATGCACTCACTCTGGGATAGCTCTAGAGCAAGAGCTGGATGTCTTGTAAAGGAAAGGTCGTGGCTCAGGATGTACACTTACCCTTCTCTGCTGGGCGGTGTTTGAGTCTTAGATTAGCCAAGTAAGAAGAGACATCATGGTGACTCTGACTGCCACTGTAACTGTGCCCTATGAAGTCAGGAAtgcatttctgttcttttcaGTCCTGGAGTTTGCAGTAGGGATCCTGGTCAATgccttcattttcttgatgaatttTTGGGTCGTGGTGAGGAGGTGGCCACTGAGCAACTGTGATCTTGTCCTGCTGAATCTCAGCCTCACCTGGCTTTTCCTGCACGGGCTGCTCTTTCTGGATGCCATCCAGCTTACCCACTTCCAGTGGGTAAAAGACCCGCTGGGCCTCTGCTACCAGACCACCCTCATGCTCTGGATGCTCGTAAATCAAGCTGGCCTCTGGCTCACCACTTGCCTTGGTCTCCTCTACTGCTCCAGGACTGTCCATTTCTTTCACACCTTCCTCCTCCGCTTGGCAAGCTGGatctccaggaagatcccccagaTGCTCCTGGGTGCTACTTTTTCCTCCTGTGTCTGCACTGTTCTCTATTTGTGGGACTTTTTCAATAGATCTCACTTCTCAGTTGCAACCATGCTACTCATGAATAACAATACTCAATTGAGAAACTGAGAAAACTCAATTTCTatcattccttcctcttctgcagCCTGGGGTCCAccccttctttcttgctttttctggtttcttctgGGGTGCTGATTGTCTCCCTGGGGAGGCACATGAGGACAAGGAGGGCCAAAACCAGAGACTCTCGGGACCCCAGCCTGGAGGCCCACATCAAAGCACTCGGGTCTCGTCTCTTTCTTCTACCTGTATATGGTATCTTTCTGCGCTGGCTTCATCTCGGTGCCTTTGCTGATGCTGTGGCACAACAAGATCGGGGTCATGGTCTGTGCAGGGATACTGGCAGCCTGCCCCTCGGGGCACACAGTCATCCTGATCTCAGGCAATGCCAAGCTGAAGAGAGCCGTGGAGACCATTCTGCTCCGGGCTCAGAGCAGCCTAAAGGTAAGGGCGGACCGCAAGGC is a window from the Orcinus orca chromosome 9, mOrcOrc1.1, whole genome shotgun sequence genome containing:
- the TAS2R38 gene encoding LOW QUALITY PROTEIN: taste receptor type 2 member 38 (The sequence of the model RefSeq protein was modified relative to this genomic sequence to represent the inferred CDS: inserted 3 bases in 2 codons); the protein is MVTLTATVTVPYEVRNAFLFFSVLEFAVGILVNAFIFLMNFWVVVRRWPLSNCDLVLLNLSLTWLFLHGLLFLDAIQLTHFQWVKDPLGLCYQTTLMLWMLVNQAGLWLTTCLGLLYCSRTVHFFHTFLLRLASWISRKIPQMLLGATFSSCVCTVLYLWDFFNRSHFSVATMLLMNNNTXIEKLRKLNFYHSFLFCSLGSTPSFLLFLVSSGVLIVSLGRHMRTRRAKTRDSRDPSLEAHIKALXGLVSFFYLYMVSFCAGFISVPLLMLWHNKIGVMVCAGILAACPSGHTVILISGNAKLKRAVETILLRAQSSLKVRADRKADPRMPDLC